The genomic DNA CGACAATTATGAGCGGGATCTACGAGAAAAAAATCAGGGAAATCGATCCGTCATTTCAGGTGTTTTCAACGGAATGCCCTCTACTCGTTCCTCTGGTCGAAGAAGGTTGGAGCAACAAAAAGGAAACAAAAACGATTCTCAAGAGTTATCTCAATCCTCTCAAGTATAAAGCCATAGATACTCTGGTTCTGGGCTGCACGCATTATCCGCTGCTAAAGGATTTGATTCAGCCGCGGATAGGAAAGGGGGTCAGGATCATCGATTCATCAGAAACAGTGGCGGCGGGCCTTAAGACTTATCTTGAAAATAATCCGGAAATTGCCGCTTCGTTATGTAAATCCGGTGTAAATCAATATTATGTTTCAGATATTACCGAGGCCGCCAAGATAACAGCAAGACGAATTTTCGGGCGTGAAATCCTCCTGGAGCCTGTTTCCAGTTATAAAACAGGCTAAATCCAAGCGTGAATACAAATGAACCACTCATATAAAACAATATTTGTTTTAACATTTGCTGCAATTTTTTTCGGTTTTACTTTTACCATGGCTCAGATTCCAGGACCATTGGAAATCGCCGGTTCTTTGCAGAAAGCATATGAAAAAACCAGGAGCATCTCTGCGGATTTTGACCAGAAGACAACGGTTACCATGACCGGCAGGGACAGGCATGGTGCTGGGAAACTGGTAATTCTCAAGCCCGGACAAATGCGTTGGGATTATCTTACGCCTGATAAACAGGTGATCATCTGTGACGGTGAGACGATTACCATGTATTTTGAAAAGAACCGGCAATTGATCGCAGGCTCTGCCCGTGAGTATATCAGTTCAGATGTGACCTACTCATTTTTTACAGGGACCGGGGACATAATCAGGGATTTCGAGGTTAGTGCACCGGATGAGGATATACTGACCTTGGAGAGTTCCCACGGTATTGATCAGAAAATACTCCCTGCCGATGATACCTATGTCATCAAACTCATCCCCAGAAAGCCGCATCCTCAGGTAGACTATATTCATGCATGGGTGCAGAAAGATTCTTTTTTAATCAGCAGGTTACAGATTGTCGATCTTTTTGGCAGCATCACCGACCTCACCTTTACTCATATCAAAACCAATATCCCAGTTGATGCCGGATATTTCAATTTCGCCCCGCCCCCGGATACGGAGATTATAGTAAATTAAATGACCCGACCCAGGAGGGACCAGTTCAGGATAGCGCTGATTGCCATGCCCTGGCACCTTTTTAACCGGCCATCTTTGCAGCTCGGAACCCTTAAAGCGTATATCGAGAAGGAATGCCCCTGGGTGGAAGTTACGGTTTTTCATCCATACCTTGAAGTTGCGGCAGCAATCGGCACCTCCTTGTACCAAAAAATCTCACTGGATGTCTGGGCGTCTGAAGCCCTCTACGGATCGATCCTCTTCCCGGACCAATTTGATACAAACAAAAAGCTGTTTGATCAGACATTCAATACGGATAAAAAGTCAAAGTCTATTGATTTTAGAGGACTCCGCAGGATTCTGGAAAGACAGCTTGAGGATTTTATTCAGAATAATGACTGGAGCGGTTTTCATCTTGCCGGGTTTTCAGTATGTTTCAGTCAGCTCCTCTCGTCATTGTCCGCAACAGAAAAATTAAAGGAGGTTTGCCCGGATTTGCCCATTGTTTTCGGGGGATCAACCTGTGTCCCGCATGTGTCGGAATCTTTATTGCGGGTATTTCCCCAGGTGGATTATGTTATCAGCGGTGAGGGGGAAAAGCCCCTTGTGAATCTCTGCGGGCACCTTTCGGGCCGTGACCGGGAATTGATTCCTCAGGTTCTTTGCCGTGATAAAGTTTCAAAAGTTTCCCTTGATATTATTGTTGGATCGGGCCAGCTCAAGGATCTTTCATCATTACCGGTTCCTGATTACACCGGCTATTTCAAGGAGATGGCAGTCTGCTTTGCTCA from Pseudomonadota bacterium includes the following:
- the murI gene encoding glutamate racemase, which encodes MIGVFDSGVGGMTVSRAIEKILPAYRQIYFGDLARSPYGSKSPATITRYAFENTEFLLSKGATLIVVACNSAASAAAESLSKAFDVPIFEVITPAVESSVESSARGRIGVIGTRATIMSGIYEKKIREIDPSFQVFSTECPLLVPLVEEGWSNKKETKTILKSYLNPLKYKAIDTLVLGCTHYPLLKDLIQPRIGKGVRIIDSSETVAAGLKTYLENNPEIAASLCKSGVNQYYVSDITEAAKITARRIFGREILLEPVSSYKTG
- a CDS encoding outer membrane lipoprotein carrier protein LolA — encoded protein: MAQIPGPLEIAGSLQKAYEKTRSISADFDQKTTVTMTGRDRHGAGKLVILKPGQMRWDYLTPDKQVIICDGETITMYFEKNRQLIAGSAREYISSDVTYSFFTGTGDIIRDFEVSAPDEDILTLESSHGIDQKILPADDTYVIKLIPRKPHPQVDYIHAWVQKDSFLISRLQIVDLFGSITDLTFTHIKTNIPVDAGYFNFAPPPDTEIIVN